The Loxodonta africana isolate mLoxAfr1 chromosome 1, mLoxAfr1.hap2, whole genome shotgun sequence genomic sequence tctgaaataaaatgaaagcacAAGCCACGGAGTTTAGGAAGGCggcctgggggtgggagggggaggggggctgAGGAGGGGTCTGGGCGCTGTAGAGTCAGCCAAGTGGCCACCGAGGGCCCCCACCCCATGGCGACGTCCCTCCTTCCCCTCGGCGAGCGCgcgcatacacacacgcacacactcacaaCCCGCTCCGACACCGCCTCACCTCTCTCTCCGCCCGGCCGGCCCCTTCCCTGCCCTCTGCGGGACCCGCCTGCGCTCAGCACTGGAACCACGTAGGAGGCGGCGGCCGCCGCGGGAATGGCAGAGTCTCTGGCCCGGCCCGGCCTAGAGTGAACGAGCAGCGGGGCTCCGGGGCGCATCCCAAACCCCGCAGCACCTCCTCCtccgcctcctcctcccccttctcctcctcccgGCTTCATTCACCCGCCCGGCAGCCGTGCAGCCGTTCACTCCCCGCGTAGGGCAGCGCCTGCCGGGGCTCCTCCGCTCCTGCCGCGGGCGCTGGCGGGGGCGCCGGCGGGCCCCAGGGTGCTCACGGGCTCCCGGCTCCAGGCAGCAGCGGCGGCTGCACATGATCAGGAAGCAGTGGCACTAACAGGGCGGCGGCAGCCAGGGCCGCCACCGCCAGCCGCACTCCCGGCACCCGCACACCCGCTCCCCGCCCGGTCCCTGCGGCCACCTCTCCGCGCCCCCCGTGCGCCCCCTCCCTGCGCCCGGACGTGCGCAAAGTCCTGATCCGGCTGCCAGCGCGGCCGCAGCCGAAAAACCGGCAAGGCCGGCCTCCGCCAGGAGACCCCAGCCCCGGAGAGCGGAGGCCAGACGGCCACCCGCGGGGAAGCCCAGTCCTCCCCGAGACCCACTCGCTCTCGCAGCCCCTTGCGGGGACGACGAGTGGGGAGGGGGCCGCGCGACCCCCCGGCGGCTACTGTCTCCCCCTGCGCCACCCCGAGGGAGGACATGGCTCTCTGCACTCGCGGCGGGACCAGCAGCCGCCGGTGCGGGGCGCCACCGCTGTCCCTACCCGCGCCCCCCGCCCGGGCGCGCCCCCTCGCCCGGCGGGCGCTCACCCTTCCCACCCGGGCCCGGCTGCCCTACTGCTGGCTCTTCACTGCGCCGAGAGTGGGGGTGTCGGCCCCCGGGAGGCTGGAGCCGGGAAAGGTTGTATGTACACGCACAACACAACACGACGCGTCGGTTTCCTTTGCTCCTCTTCCAGCTGTTCGCCGTGCCGCCGTTTGGGGTTTGGGGTTTGTTTGCTGGTTGTTGCTTTTGCCCACCTCGGGAGAGCGGGGCGGGAGGGGGGAGGATTTTAATCTAAATCAGGGgaggagatgggggaggggggagagaaagaatcagaggaggaaaaaaaaaatagccacttACTGTAAAGTGTAAAAGAATCTGGGGTTGCGTGGGGAAGggggggcagagggagagaaacaatGTCTTGAGGCTGCTGGTGCTCGGGCTGCTGCTCCACGGGGCTTGTTTTGGATCCCCCTGCAGTGAAACAGGTCCTGTACGGCTCCGCCACTGTAGTAGAAATGATGTCTGCGGTATACTctgctctctcctcctcctcctcccgctcccctcccctccctcctccctcctctcgcccgcccgccctccctcctcgctcgctcgctcgctcCAGTATGTAAATGTGTAATAGAAGCCAAATATGGAGCAGTTGGCTGCCGCCGCCGCAGCTCAAGGATCCTACTTcacggggggaggggggcgggcaCCCTTTGGCAGGCGGCCCGGAGAGCCGCACGGATCCCGGCGCGCGGACGGCGCGGCGACCCGCCCGCTCCCTTAACCCTTCGGTGCGCGCCCGCCCGGGGACCGCCGACCCCGGGTAGGCGGGCTCGCTTCCGCCGCGGGACCGGCCGCCACTTCCCATCCCGAAAGTGCGGCTGGCGCGGGAGGGCGACGCGCGGGCCGGAGGAGACGGTTCCTTCCAGGTTTGAGAAAGGGGCGAGGAGCTGAGGCGATGAGGTCATTTTAGCGGTGACCGGTCGGGCCTCGCGCGACTCCCCAGGTCCCAGCACCTAATTGGAGGGGAGAGAGCGACAGCGGGGTGCAACTCAGGCACCGTGGGGTACCCTCCGAGGGGTGTCAGGCTTCGGCTCGGCGATAACGAGATACCCAAGGGGGAGGGGAGGTTGGCCAGTTCTAATCCCGACGTGCCCTTCGTCCCGGGCACTAAGAGAAGGAAGCATCTAGGAGCGCTGACTGTGATAATCCTCCAGCTGGTTTAGCTTCGGCGTTCCGGAACCCAGACGCTGGGGCCGCGGGGACTGCCTTTGCCTGCAACTCGGGAAAGTTTGCAGGGTCTCCCCGAATGCACATgcaccctcaccttcactggctGGGAAAGCTGGTGACCTCCCTGcgcttctttctctttctgcgGGTCCGGAAATCTGCTTCGGATATTCAACTCCTCAGCTCTAGTCTTGATAGACGACCCGCACACTCCGCTCGCAGCTAATTCGGGATCATTAATTTAATCGGAAATGAGGTAACCAGTGTTGGAGATAGAGAAAGCAAACCGAGCATCAAATGGCAGCTCCCTTGAATCCACGCTGTAGTACTTCCTCTGGACTCAATTTTTAAGTGCGGTTCTCAGCTTCCCACTACCCGGTCCCCTCCGCATGTACCCCCTTCCAGATGTTAGCTCGATGGGAAGGACTCTTCTTTGGAGCGGTGCACCTTGCCAACAGGTGTGGCACCTGGAGGAAGAGAAGGCACATCCTGCTCGAGAAGCTCAGTGCTGCGTTCTCCTCGCTGCATAGAATTCTGGAAGACCAGTAGGTGTCGAGCCAGCATTTGACCTCCTTCAGGTGCTTAGAATGAGTGTCTAGACACACGATGCCTCCACGTCAGTTTCTCTATGGAAGCCACCACTGTCGTGGCTGTATTTGATACAGTAAGCCGTATTGGAGAGGCCTTTTGGCTGGGTTTACTTATGACCT encodes the following:
- the LOC135232749 gene encoding uncharacterized protein LOC135232749; this encodes RAVRAPGSVRLSGPPAKGCPPPSPREVGSLSCGGGSQLLHIWLLLHIYILERASERGGRAGGREEGGGRGGEREEEEERAEYTADIISTTVAEPYRTCFTAGGSKTSPVEQQPEHQQPQDIVSLPLPPLPHATPDSFTLYTTYCVFLFGLPLVHFLGHRSSIVWQVTKVVHSRCRLLGHPCTAASSCVTATGKCIAYQVTESAGGHLFLPQDLHQKSSGLGGIFGVQSIYELARRHNASPFYFGPP